A single genomic interval of Actinomadura rubteroloni harbors:
- a CDS encoding ABC transporter permease: MTTATAARPGLATRVTPVEAFRQTLTLTWRNLVQIKHNPMELVDLSIQPIMFVLLFAYVFGPAMAGSVSAYMPILIPGIIVQNALFASMTTGTGLNADVGKGVFDRFRSLPIARSAPLAGRILADTVKQVWSMAILLGVGLLIGFRIETSWLNLVPAFLLLLAFALLFSWASVFIGLAVDAPEKVQIFGFTVIFPITFLSNAFIPVSDRYPGWIRTIMENNPVSKLGDALRGLLVGHPVGNPAGDQPVGGPALTALLWGVAIAAVFIPLSLRIFRRNV, from the coding sequence ATGACGACCGCGACCGCCGCCCGGCCGGGGCTCGCCACGCGCGTGACGCCCGTCGAGGCGTTCCGCCAGACGTTGACGCTGACCTGGCGCAACCTGGTGCAGATCAAGCACAACCCGATGGAACTGGTCGACCTGAGCATCCAGCCGATCATGTTCGTGCTGCTGTTCGCCTACGTGTTCGGCCCCGCGATGGCCGGGAGCGTGTCGGCGTACATGCCGATCCTCATCCCGGGGATCATCGTGCAGAACGCGCTGTTCGCGTCCATGACGACGGGCACCGGCCTGAACGCCGACGTCGGCAAGGGCGTGTTCGACCGGTTCCGCAGCCTGCCGATCGCGCGGAGCGCGCCGCTCGCCGGACGGATCCTCGCCGACACGGTGAAGCAGGTCTGGTCGATGGCCATCCTGCTCGGCGTGGGCCTGCTCATCGGGTTCCGGATCGAGACGTCGTGGCTGAACCTCGTCCCGGCGTTCCTGCTGCTCCTGGCGTTCGCGCTGCTGTTCTCGTGGGCGTCGGTGTTCATCGGGCTCGCCGTGGACGCGCCGGAGAAGGTCCAGATCTTCGGGTTCACGGTCATCTTCCCGATCACGTTCCTGTCGAACGCGTTCATCCCCGTCTCCGACCGCTACCCCGGCTGGATCCGGACGATCATGGAGAACAACCCGGTGTCCAAGCTCGGCGACGCGCTGCGGGGCCTGCTCGTCGGGCACCCGGTCGGGAACCCGGCGGGCGACCAGCCGGTCGGCGGCCCGGCCCTGACCGCGCTGCTGTGGGGCGTGGCGATCGCGGCCGTGTTCATCCCGCTGTCGCTGCGGATCTTCCGCCGCAACGTGTGA
- a CDS encoding PH domain-containing protein, with the protein MTGPATRPPGERGAVAPAGRQRLHPLTFVVGATRELMALLAAGATGLLVGGVSTAFYFTLIGMAFGLAFHVTVWATFTYTVRDDRIELRRSLIRRTVKSIPRDRIRGVDVTTSFGHRLLGLAVVRVDAGADGGEGELNAVSRREAARLRRVLLARTAVDAPPRVRVLARMRRRWYLYAPLSGAYLLTPFALAGSLLGFLYDVGDDLGLVTRDRIARLGHDVAGLPGAAVVAAAAVLLVAMPVMSVIVFTLFNGDFTVRERDGSLVAERGFVTRRSVALELRRVRGVELVDNPFERAARVVRLGALVTGLGDAAHRGRLLPAAPRGYAAEVAERVLGPVPGPLTAHPRAARGRRVVRAAAPPLGVGVVAASVGQGGVAVLCAVLTVLAVPLGLDRYRQLGHAADATRFTLRSGSLLRRQVVVDRTAVVGWRVRQSLFQRRAGLATLDAAVGAGDGGYAGLDMAARDAVAFAAALTPDWVLPFLEPPDATPGGAPRT; encoded by the coding sequence GTGACCGGTCCGGCGACGCGCCCGCCGGGGGAGCGCGGGGCCGTCGCCCCGGCCGGGCGCCAGCGCCTGCACCCGCTGACGTTCGTCGTCGGCGCGACCCGCGAGCTGATGGCGCTGCTGGCCGCCGGGGCGACCGGGCTGCTCGTCGGCGGCGTGTCCACGGCGTTCTACTTCACGCTGATCGGGATGGCGTTCGGGCTGGCCTTCCACGTCACGGTGTGGGCGACGTTCACCTACACCGTCCGCGACGACCGGATCGAGTTGCGCCGGTCGCTGATCCGCCGGACGGTCAAGAGCATCCCCCGCGACCGGATCCGGGGCGTGGACGTCACCACGTCGTTCGGTCACCGGCTGCTCGGTCTCGCGGTCGTGCGCGTGGACGCGGGCGCGGACGGCGGCGAGGGCGAGCTGAACGCCGTGTCGCGGCGCGAGGCGGCCCGGCTGCGGCGCGTCCTGCTGGCCCGGACCGCCGTGGACGCGCCGCCGCGCGTCCGCGTCCTCGCCCGGATGCGGCGCCGCTGGTACCTGTACGCCCCGCTCAGCGGCGCCTACCTGCTGACGCCGTTCGCGCTGGCGGGGAGCCTGCTCGGCTTCCTCTACGACGTCGGGGACGATCTCGGGCTCGTCACCCGCGACCGGATCGCCCGGCTCGGACACGACGTCGCCGGGCTGCCCGGCGCGGCGGTGGTCGCGGCGGCGGCCGTCCTGCTGGTCGCCATGCCGGTCATGTCGGTCATCGTGTTCACGCTGTTCAACGGGGACTTCACCGTCCGGGAGCGGGACGGGTCGCTGGTCGCCGAGCGCGGGTTCGTCACGCGCCGCAGCGTGGCGCTGGAGCTGCGCCGCGTCCGGGGCGTCGAGCTGGTCGACAACCCGTTCGAGCGGGCCGCGCGCGTCGTGCGGCTCGGCGCGCTCGTCACCGGCCTCGGCGACGCCGCGCACCGGGGGCGGCTGCTGCCCGCCGCGCCGCGCGGCTACGCGGCGGAGGTCGCCGAACGGGTGCTCGGGCCCGTCCCCGGGCCGCTCACCGCGCATCCGCGCGCCGCGCGGGGCCGCCGCGTCGTGCGGGCCGCCGCGCCGCCGCTCGGCGTCGGGGTCGTCGCGGCCTCCGTCGGGCAGGGCGGCGTCGCGGTCCTGTGCGCCGTCCTCACGGTGCTCGCGGTGCCGCTCGGGCTGGACCGGTACCGGCAGCTCGGCCACGCCGCCGACGCGACCCGGTTCACGCTGCGGTCGGGGTCGCTGCTGCGCCGCCAGGTCGTCGTGGACCGGACGGCCGTCGTCGGCTGGCGCGTGCGGCAGTCGCTGTTCCAGCGGCGCGCCGGGCTCGCCACGCTGGACGCCGCCGTCGGCGCGGGCGACGGCGGCTACGCGGGGCTGGACATGGCGGCGCGGGACGCCGTCGCGTTCGCCGCCGCGCTCACCCCGGACTGGGTGCTGCCGTTCCTGGAGCCGCCGGACGCTACTCCGGGCGGCGCGCCCCGAACATGA
- a CDS encoding ATP-binding cassette domain-containing protein, producing MSHAIRADGLEKRFGETVALADVSLSAEAGTVLGVLGPNGAGKTTTTRILATLTAPTAGHAEVGGFDVTTHAHQVRRLIGLTGQYAGVDEMLTGAENLLLIGRLLGMSRKDAKARAAELLERFRLSDAAERAAKTFSGGMRRRLDLAASLVGRPQILFLDEPTTGLDPRSRGDLWEIVRGLTGDGVTVLLTTQYLEEADQLADDIVVIDRGRVIASGTPDALKSQVGGQVLEVSPVDAADREAAAKIVGELAEAEPEIRDALVSVPVADTGVMPAVVRRLDDAGIAVAELSLRRSSLDEVFFALTGHHTDDAAGDPAAREEVSA from the coding sequence ATGTCCCACGCGATCCGGGCCGACGGCCTGGAGAAACGCTTCGGCGAGACCGTCGCGCTCGCCGACGTCTCGCTGAGCGCCGAGGCCGGCACCGTCCTCGGGGTCCTCGGCCCGAACGGCGCCGGCAAGACGACCACGACGCGCATCCTCGCGACGCTGACCGCCCCGACGGCGGGCCACGCCGAGGTCGGCGGCTTCGACGTCACCACGCACGCCCACCAGGTGCGGCGGCTCATCGGGCTCACCGGCCAGTACGCCGGGGTGGACGAGATGCTGACCGGCGCGGAGAACCTGCTGCTCATCGGGCGGCTGCTCGGGATGTCCCGCAAGGACGCCAAGGCCCGCGCGGCCGAGCTGCTGGAGCGGTTCCGGCTGTCCGACGCCGCCGAGCGCGCCGCCAAGACGTTCTCCGGCGGCATGCGGCGCCGCCTCGACCTGGCCGCCAGCCTCGTCGGACGGCCGCAGATCCTCTTCCTGGACGAGCCCACCACCGGTCTCGACCCGCGCAGCCGGGGCGACCTGTGGGAGATCGTCCGAGGGCTGACCGGCGACGGCGTGACCGTCCTGCTCACCACGCAGTACCTGGAGGAGGCCGACCAGCTCGCCGACGACATCGTCGTCATCGACCGGGGGCGCGTGATCGCCAGCGGCACGCCGGACGCGCTGAAGTCCCAGGTCGGCGGGCAGGTCCTGGAGGTCTCGCCGGTGGACGCGGCCGACCGGGAGGCCGCCGCCAAGATCGTCGGCGAGCTGGCGGAGGCCGAGCCGGAGATCCGCGACGCGCTGGTCTCGGTGCCCGTCGCGGACACGGGCGTCATGCCCGCCGTCGTCCGCCGCCTCGACGACGCGGGCATCGCCGTGGCCGAGCTGTCCCTGCGCCGGTCCAGCCTGGACGAGGTGTTCTTCGCCCTGACCGGCCACCACACCGACGACGCGGCCGGGGACCCCGCCGCGCGAGAGGAGGTCTCGGCATGA
- a CDS encoding PH domain-containing protein, whose protein sequence is MTAVRGAPRDDGGDVPPAPRLRPPAHHVSRRAIAHWTIEYVLVFGLAFGLALGVAAWAGSADWTGTPGLLARHAALLPVVIGVAGTLTAAIAPVWRYRVHRWEVSADVVYTRTGWFDREWLLVPVGRIQTATAGQGWLERLLGLATVEINTASHTGSSELTGLPVDVAVRLAADLAHRAHDLRDDAT, encoded by the coding sequence GTGACGGCGGTTCGGGGCGCCCCTCGGGACGACGGCGGGGACGTCCCCCCGGCGCCGCGCCTGCGCCCGCCCGCCCACCACGTCTCCCGCCGCGCCATCGCGCACTGGACGATCGAGTACGTCCTGGTCTTCGGCCTGGCGTTCGGGCTCGCGCTCGGCGTCGCCGCCTGGGCCGGGTCGGCGGACTGGACGGGCACCCCCGGCCTCCTCGCCCGGCACGCGGCCCTGCTCCCGGTCGTGATCGGCGTCGCCGGGACGCTCACCGCCGCGATCGCGCCCGTCTGGCGGTACCGCGTCCACCGCTGGGAGGTCAGCGCCGACGTCGTCTACACCCGCACCGGCTGGTTCGACCGGGAGTGGCTGCTCGTCCCGGTCGGGCGGATCCAGACCGCGACGGCCGGGCAGGGCTGGCTGGAGCGGCTGCTCGGGCTGGCCACCGTCGAGATCAACACCGCGTCGCACACCGGGTCGTCGGAGCTGACGGGGCTGCCGGTGGACGTCGCGGTCCGGCTCGCCGCCGACCTCGCCCACCGCGCCCACGACCTGCGCGACGACGCGACGTGA
- a CDS encoding BTAD domain-containing putative transcriptional regulator yields the protein MRIAILGPLEVTADGRAVAVGGARLRALLAVLALDAGRPVAVDALVDALWGEDPPAAAPNAVQSLVSRLRAAIGRDLVPSGPAGYRLAVPPEAVDAHDFETRVAAARRAGTAAERAAGLRAALDLWRGPALADARGRPAADARAARLEALRRAALEERLDADLALGGHAGLIPELAALAAADPLREPLRARLIRALYAAGRQADALAEYAALRRELADELGVDPSPELADLHVAMLRRDPVLLAPPAAAPAEPPPGNLRAPLTSFVGRDRDLERVAGLLAAGRLVTLTGPGGAGKTRLALEAGARAAGFPDGVWNVELAPVEDPGEVVPAVLAALRLPGAGLGPGVRGGLPAREARDPLDRLVRALRGRRLLLVLDNCEHLLDAAARLADRVLAGCPDVRILTTSREPLGITGEALWPVGPLAAPPGPVDAAAALGYPAVRLLAERAAAAAPGFAVTDENAAGVLRICRALDGVPLAIELAAARLRALTPAQVADRLDDRFRLLRAGSRTALPRHRTLRAVVDWSFDLLTAPERALWRRLAVFHGGATLDAAETVGAGAGLDGADVLDVLIALVGKSLVTVDASGGTPRYGMLETIRAYGLDRLAESGEEAAVRRAHAAYFLDLAETAAPHLHRADQLVWLARLTAEHDDLNAALRGTVAAGDARSAVRFCAALGWYWYLRGRAAETREHMAQALALPDVPRDATTALALAVSAMPLMDGEHSADALAWLREAHAIVAASGETPAHPVLRLVTVMYELFGSGWSEAMIPDGEDIPALRALRADPDPWVRGVAAFACGQVAGNFGRTARLAEHYACAEEAFRTAGDRWGLAFTLDARAELLARDGAHRAAARLLTEALRLQEGLGEGEAVNPFSRTKLANSLFLAGERDRATAVLIDGRRRAERAGAPEATALMTYWLGVLALRLGRRDEARARFAAAEAAAARLTGPPQFHATVLTSGALLDLADGDGAAARDRCDRALRAAVAATDYPVLAYALGGAAALALHDGDAVRAAELLGTAEALRGGPDLALADVTAVESAVRAALGGPAFTAARDRGRAVTFAEVAAASGPARAGAAG from the coding sequence GTGCGGATCGCGATTCTCGGCCCGCTTGAGGTCACGGCGGACGGCCGCGCCGTCGCGGTGGGCGGGGCGCGCCTGCGGGCGCTGCTGGCGGTGCTCGCGCTGGACGCCGGCCGGCCCGTCGCGGTGGACGCGCTGGTCGACGCGCTGTGGGGCGAGGACCCGCCCGCCGCCGCGCCGAACGCCGTCCAGTCGCTCGTGTCGCGGCTGCGGGCGGCGATCGGGCGCGACCTGGTGCCGTCCGGGCCCGCCGGGTACCGGCTGGCGGTGCCGCCCGAGGCGGTGGACGCCCACGACTTCGAGACCCGCGTCGCCGCCGCCCGCCGCGCCGGGACCGCCGCCGAGCGCGCCGCCGGGCTGCGCGCGGCGCTGGACCTGTGGCGCGGGCCCGCGCTGGCCGACGCGCGGGGCCGTCCGGCCGCCGACGCGCGCGCCGCGCGGCTGGAGGCGCTGCGCCGGGCGGCGCTGGAGGAGCGGCTGGACGCCGACCTCGCGCTCGGCGGCCACGCCGGGCTGATCCCCGAGCTGGCGGCGCTGGCCGCCGCCGACCCGCTCCGCGAGCCGCTGCGGGCCCGGCTGATCCGCGCCCTGTACGCGGCGGGACGCCAGGCCGACGCGCTCGCCGAGTACGCGGCGCTGCGCCGGGAGCTGGCCGACGAGCTGGGCGTCGACCCGTCGCCGGAGCTGGCGGACTTGCACGTCGCGATGCTGCGGCGGGACCCGGTCCTGTTGGCGCCGCCGGCCGCGGCCCCGGCCGAGCCGCCGCCGGGCAACCTGCGCGCCCCGCTGACCAGCTTCGTCGGCCGCGACCGCGACCTGGAGCGCGTCGCCGGGCTGCTGGCCGCCGGACGGCTCGTCACGCTCACCGGGCCGGGCGGCGCGGGCAAGACGCGGCTGGCGCTGGAGGCGGGCGCGCGGGCGGCCGGGTTCCCCGACGGCGTCTGGAACGTCGAGCTGGCGCCGGTGGAGGACCCGGGCGAAGTCGTCCCGGCCGTGCTCGCGGCGCTGCGGCTGCCCGGCGCGGGCCTCGGGCCCGGCGTGCGCGGCGGGCTGCCCGCGCGGGAGGCACGGGACCCGCTGGACCGGCTCGTCCGGGCGCTGCGCGGACGGCGGCTGCTGCTCGTCCTGGACAACTGCGAGCACCTGCTGGACGCGGCGGCGCGGCTCGCCGACCGGGTGCTGGCGGGCTGCCCGGACGTCCGGATCCTCACCACCAGCCGGGAGCCGCTCGGCATCACCGGCGAGGCGCTGTGGCCGGTCGGTCCGCTGGCGGCGCCGCCGGGGCCGGTGGACGCGGCGGCGGCGCTCGGGTACCCGGCCGTCCGGCTGCTGGCCGAGCGGGCGGCAGCGGCGGCGCCGGGGTTCGCGGTCACCGACGAGAACGCCGCGGGCGTCCTGCGGATCTGCCGGGCGCTGGACGGCGTGCCGCTGGCGATCGAGCTGGCCGCCGCGCGGCTGCGCGCGCTGACCCCGGCGCAGGTCGCCGACCGGCTCGACGACCGGTTCCGGCTGCTGCGCGCGGGCAGCCGGACGGCGCTGCCCCGGCACCGGACGCTGCGCGCCGTCGTGGACTGGAGCTTCGACCTGCTCACCGCGCCCGAGCGGGCGCTGTGGCGGCGGCTGGCGGTGTTCCACGGCGGCGCGACGCTGGACGCCGCCGAGACCGTCGGGGCGGGAGCCGGGCTGGACGGCGCGGACGTGCTGGACGTGCTGATCGCGCTGGTCGGCAAGTCGCTCGTCACCGTGGACGCGTCCGGCGGCACGCCCCGCTACGGGATGCTGGAGACGATCCGCGCCTACGGGCTGGACCGGCTGGCCGAGTCCGGCGAGGAGGCGGCGGTGCGGCGGGCGCACGCGGCCTACTTCCTGGACCTCGCCGAGACGGCCGCGCCGCACCTGCACCGCGCGGACCAGCTCGTCTGGCTGGCCCGGCTCACGGCCGAGCACGACGACCTGAACGCGGCGCTGCGCGGGACGGTCGCGGCCGGGGACGCCCGGAGCGCCGTCCGGTTCTGCGCGGCGCTCGGCTGGTACTGGTACCTGCGCGGCCGGGCCGCCGAGACCCGCGAGCACATGGCGCAGGCGCTGGCGCTGCCGGACGTCCCGCGCGACGCGACGACCGCGCTCGCGCTCGCGGTCTCGGCGATGCCGCTGATGGACGGCGAGCACTCGGCCGACGCCCTGGCCTGGCTGCGCGAGGCCCACGCGATCGTGGCCGCGTCCGGGGAGACGCCGGCCCACCCGGTGCTGCGGCTGGTGACCGTGATGTACGAGCTGTTCGGCAGCGGGTGGAGCGAGGCGATGATCCCCGACGGCGAGGACATCCCGGCGCTGCGCGCCCTCCGCGCCGACCCCGACCCGTGGGTGCGCGGGGTGGCGGCGTTCGCGTGCGGGCAGGTCGCGGGGAACTTCGGCCGGACGGCCCGGCTCGCCGAGCACTACGCGTGCGCCGAGGAGGCGTTCCGGACGGCGGGCGACCGCTGGGGCCTGGCGTTCACCCTCGACGCGCGCGCCGAACTGCTCGCCCGCGACGGCGCGCACCGGGCGGCGGCGCGGCTGCTGACCGAGGCGCTGCGGCTCCAGGAGGGCCTCGGGGAGGGCGAGGCGGTGAACCCGTTCTCCCGGACCAAGCTCGCGAACTCCCTGTTCCTGGCGGGCGAGCGGGACCGCGCGACGGCCGTCCTCATCGACGGGCGGCGCCGGGCCGAGCGCGCGGGCGCCCCGGAGGCCACCGCGCTCATGACCTACTGGCTCGGCGTGCTCGCGCTGCGGCTCGGCCGCCGGGACGAGGCCCGCGCCCGGTTCGCCGCCGCCGAGGCCGCCGCCGCCCGGCTCACCGGGCCGCCGCAGTTCCACGCGACCGTGCTGACGTCCGGCGCGCTGCTGGACCTGGCCGACGGGGACGGCGCCGCCGCCCGCGACCGGTGCGACCGGGCCCTGCGCGCGGCCGTCGCGGCGACGGACTACCCCGTCCTCGCCTACGCCCTCGGCGGGGCCGCCGCGCTGGCCCTGCACGACGGCGACGCCGTCCGGGCCGCCGAACTGCTCGGCACGGCCGAGGCGCTGCGCGGCGGGCCCGATCTGGCGCTGGCCGACGTCACGGCCGTGGAGAGCGCCGTCCGCGCCGCCCTCGGCGGGCCCGCGTTCACCGCCGCCCGCGACCGGGGCCGCGCCGTGACGTTCGCCGAGGTCGCCGCCGCGTCCGGCCCGGCGCGGGCGGGCGCGGCCGGCTGA
- a CDS encoding NAD(P)/FAD-dependent oxidoreductase codes for MARTAEGTSGAPHILIVGGGYVGMYTALRLQKKLRRELKRGDVSITVVDPNSYMTYQPFLPEAAAGNVSPRHVVAPLRRVLPRCVVRNARVTELNHAERWAIVQPLAGPPERISYDYLVMAAGSVSRTLPIPGLAENGIGFKTIGEAIHLRNHVLAQLEIAESTDDEEIRRKALTFVFVGGGFAGVEALAELEDMARGAVQYMRKVTPQDLRFVLVEAADRILPEVGPDMGRWTAEQLRGRGIDVKLKTFLQSAVGGVIECSDGSSFPAGTLVWTAGVKAAPVVRNSDLPLNERGQVKATEYLTVEGVVRAFTAGDNAAVPDLTQDGMFCAPNAQHAVRQSKVLADNLVRALRGKSLKPYVHNSVGSVAGLGLHKGVANTYGIKVKGFPAWVMHRTYHVSRVPTFNRKVRVLADWTLALFFKRETVSLGSIEQPRAEFELAATADAKPKENAA; via the coding sequence ATGGCCAGGACCGCCGAGGGAACCTCTGGCGCTCCCCACATCCTCATCGTGGGTGGCGGCTATGTGGGCATGTACACCGCTCTGCGACTGCAGAAGAAGCTGCGCCGCGAGCTGAAGCGGGGCGACGTCAGCATCACCGTCGTGGACCCGAACTCGTACATGACGTACCAGCCGTTCCTTCCCGAGGCCGCCGCGGGGAACGTGTCCCCGCGCCACGTCGTCGCGCCGCTGCGCCGGGTGCTGCCCCGCTGCGTCGTCCGCAACGCCCGCGTGACCGAGCTGAACCACGCCGAGCGATGGGCGATCGTCCAGCCCCTCGCCGGGCCGCCGGAGCGCATCTCCTACGACTACCTCGTGATGGCGGCCGGCTCGGTCTCCCGCACCCTCCCGATCCCCGGCCTGGCCGAGAACGGCATCGGCTTCAAGACCATCGGCGAGGCGATCCACCTGCGCAACCACGTGCTGGCGCAGCTCGAGATCGCCGAGTCGACCGACGACGAGGAGATCCGCCGCAAGGCGCTGACCTTCGTGTTCGTCGGCGGCGGCTTCGCGGGCGTCGAGGCGCTCGCCGAGCTGGAGGACATGGCCCGCGGCGCGGTCCAGTACATGCGCAAGGTCACCCCGCAGGACCTGCGGTTCGTCCTCGTCGAGGCCGCCGACCGCATCCTGCCCGAGGTCGGCCCGGACATGGGCCGCTGGACGGCCGAGCAGCTCCGCGGCCGTGGCATCGACGTCAAGCTCAAGACGTTCCTCCAGTCGGCCGTCGGCGGCGTCATCGAGTGCTCGGACGGCAGCAGCTTCCCGGCGGGCACGCTCGTCTGGACGGCCGGGGTGAAGGCGGCGCCGGTCGTCCGCAACTCCGACCTTCCGCTCAACGAGCGCGGCCAGGTGAAGGCGACCGAGTACCTGACGGTCGAGGGCGTCGTCCGCGCGTTCACCGCCGGCGACAACGCGGCCGTGCCGGACCTGACCCAGGACGGCATGTTCTGCGCCCCGAACGCCCAGCACGCGGTGCGGCAGTCGAAGGTGCTCGCGGACAACCTCGTCCGGGCGCTGCGCGGCAAGTCGCTGAAGCCGTACGTCCACAACAGCGTGGGCTCGGTCGCGGGCCTCGGCCTGCACAAGGGCGTCGCGAACACCTACGGGATCAAGGTCAAGGGCTTCCCGGCCTGGGTCATGCACCGCACGTACCACGTGTCGCGGGTCCCGACCTTCAACCGCAAGGTCCGCGTCCTGGCCGACTGGACGCTCGCGCTGTTCTTCAAGCGCGAGACCGTCTCGCTCGGCAGCATCGAGCAGCCGCGCGCCGAGTTCGAGCTGGCCGCGACGGCGGACGCCAAGCCGAAGGAGAACGCGGCCTGA
- the sepH gene encoding septation protein SepH: protein MQELRLVAVSEDGTYLVLATAGRGTRFTLPVDDRLRAAVRGHFSRLGQFEIEVESPLRPKEIQARMRSGETAEEIAESAGIPVERVRWFEGPVLQEREYMAQQARRVAVRRPGDSAPGPALGETVEERLARGGVDLEEAEWDSWKCEDRTWRIRLSFFEGGRPHAAEWVFDPRRRHVSPLDEIAARLTAVDWDDEPAADRVTPLRRPTMTVVPDGRDAAPPARGLPEPVRPPAQERPRVPEPRPEPAPEPVRAPAAPSAEDDAEREYIVERGRMVDARPAFEPEPDFDDEITDEPEVADEVADEPEPAFADEPEAEIEAEAELEAEPEPEPEAADEPSAPVAAEPEAPAPAEERAEESREDVPEVPEEAPAAEAPAEPEPEPEPEPVAEAEPEPEPEPVAEAEPEPEPVPEPAPAPQEEPPRVAAPQRPQHPRPAQKKKPTTRPSMPAASDKPVAATAASDTPAQRAARGRRKPKGKRASVPSWDEIMFGARRPE, encoded by the coding sequence ATGCAGGAGCTGCGCCTCGTCGCGGTCAGCGAGGACGGTACGTACCTCGTCCTGGCCACCGCGGGCCGAGGCACCCGGTTCACCCTGCCCGTCGACGACCGTCTGCGGGCGGCGGTCCGCGGGCACTTCTCCCGGCTCGGCCAGTTCGAGATCGAGGTGGAGAGCCCGTTGCGCCCGAAGGAGATCCAGGCCCGCATGCGCTCCGGCGAGACCGCCGAGGAGATCGCCGAGTCCGCCGGGATCCCCGTCGAGCGCGTCCGCTGGTTCGAGGGCCCGGTCCTGCAGGAGCGCGAGTACATGGCCCAGCAGGCGCGGCGCGTGGCGGTCCGCCGTCCCGGCGACTCCGCGCCCGGCCCCGCGCTCGGCGAGACCGTCGAGGAACGGCTCGCGCGCGGCGGCGTGGACCTGGAGGAGGCCGAGTGGGACTCCTGGAAGTGCGAGGACCGCACCTGGCGCATCCGGCTGTCGTTCTTCGAGGGCGGCCGGCCGCACGCCGCCGAGTGGGTCTTCGACCCGCGCCGCCGGCACGTGTCCCCGCTGGACGAGATCGCCGCGCGGCTGACCGCCGTGGACTGGGACGACGAGCCCGCCGCCGACCGGGTCACGCCGCTGCGCCGTCCCACGATGACGGTGGTGCCGGACGGGCGTGACGCCGCGCCGCCCGCGCGGGGACTGCCCGAACCGGTCCGGCCGCCGGCTCAGGAGCGTCCGCGCGTGCCCGAGCCGCGTCCCGAGCCCGCGCCCGAGCCGGTGCGGGCGCCCGCCGCGCCGTCCGCCGAGGACGACGCCGAGCGCGAGTACATCGTGGAGCGCGGCCGGATGGTCGACGCGCGCCCGGCGTTCGAGCCCGAGCCGGATTTCGACGACGAGATCACCGACGAGCCCGAGGTCGCCGACGAGGTCGCCGACGAGCCCGAGCCCGCCTTCGCGGACGAGCCCGAAGCCGAGATCGAGGCCGAAGCCGAGCTTGAAGCCGAGCCCGAGCCCGAGCCCGAGGCGGCGGACGAGCCGTCCGCGCCCGTCGCGGCCGAGCCCGAGGCCCCCGCACCCGCCGAGGAGCGTGCCGAGGAGTCGCGCGAGGACGTGCCGGAGGTCCCGGAGGAGGCCCCGGCCGCCGAGGCGCCCGCCGAACCCGAGCCGGAGCCCGAGCCGGAGCCCGTCGCCGAGGCGGAACCGGAGCCCGAACCCGAGCCGGTCGCGGAGGCCGAGCCCGAGCCCGAGCCGGTGCCCGAGCCCGCCCCCGCTCCGCAGGAGGAGCCGCCCCGGGTCGCCGCGCCGCAGCGTCCGCAGCATCCCCGGCCTGCGCAGAAGAAGAAGCCGACGACCCGTCCGTCGATGCCGGCGGCGTCCGACAAGCCGGTCGCCGCGACGGCGGCGTCCGACACCCCGGCGCAGCGCGCGGCGCGGGGGCGCCGCAAGCCGAAGGGCAAGCGCGCGTCCGTCCCGTCCTGGGACGAGATCATGTTCGGGGCGCGCCGCCCGGAGTAG